A section of the Caballeronia sp. M1242 genome encodes:
- the lipB gene encoding lipoyl(octanoyl) transferase LipB: MSTTPLAFSTELISEPATDLPGDVILRWRGLEPYGESFDAMRAFTDARTPDTPDEIWLVEHPQVFTLGLAGDPAHLLLADSGIPLVKVDRGGQITYHGPGQIVAYLLIDLRRRKLMVREMVRRIEEAVIETLATYNLATDRKAGAPGIYVAAPTPLQAQRGANVRLHELHEGAKIAALGLKIRNGCSYHGVSLNVKMDLRPFLAINPCGYAGLETVDMATLGVVAGWRDVALTLAERLAHQIDGTPSAAAQPQDGASRPAASTGSTE; the protein is encoded by the coding sequence ATGTCCACCACGCCGCTTGCATTTTCTACCGAGCTTATCTCCGAGCCTGCCACCGACTTGCCCGGCGACGTCATTCTGCGCTGGCGCGGCCTCGAACCGTACGGCGAGAGTTTCGACGCCATGCGCGCGTTCACCGACGCCCGCACGCCCGACACGCCGGACGAAATCTGGCTCGTCGAGCATCCGCAGGTCTTCACGCTCGGTCTCGCGGGCGATCCCGCGCATCTGCTCTTAGCCGACAGCGGCATTCCGCTCGTCAAGGTGGACCGCGGCGGGCAAATTACCTATCACGGGCCGGGGCAGATCGTCGCGTATCTGCTTATCGACTTGCGCCGTCGCAAGCTCATGGTGCGCGAGATGGTGCGGCGTATCGAAGAGGCCGTGATCGAAACGCTTGCAACGTATAATCTGGCGACCGACCGCAAGGCGGGCGCGCCGGGTATCTACGTCGCCGCGCCGACGCCGCTTCAGGCGCAACGCGGTGCGAACGTTCGTTTGCACGAACTGCATGAGGGCGCGAAGATCGCCGCGCTCGGGCTCAAGATCCGCAACGGCTGCAGCTATCACGGCGTCAGCCTGAACGTGAAGATGGACCTTCGGCCGTTCCTCGCGATCAACCCGTGCGGCTACGCGGGACTCGAAACGGTCGACATGGCGACGCTCGGCGTCGTGGCCGGCTGGCGCGATGTCGCACTCACGCTCGCCGAAAGACTGGCGCATCAGATCGACGGCACGCCGAGCGCCGCCGCTCAACCGCAAGACGGCGCGAGCCGTCCCGCTGCATCTACCGGATCAACCGAATGA
- a CDS encoding sigma-54 dependent transcriptional regulator, with protein sequence MTTGLQVIFIEDDELVRRASVQSLQLAGFEVAGHGSVESAARVIDANFPGVIVSDIRLPGASGLDLLAQCRERAPDVPVILVTGHGDISMAVQAMRDGAYDFIEKPFASERLVEAVRRALERRTLVLENQALRRELADQSGVAPRIIGRSPAIEQVRRLIANVAPTDASVLINGDTGAGKELIARSLHEMSPRRDKPFIAVNCGALPEPMFESEMFGFEAGAFTGAQKRRIGKLEHASGGTLFLDEIESMPLSLQVKLLRVLQDGVLERLGSNQPVQANLRVVAAAKGDMNEHVADGTFRRDLLYRLNVVTITLPPLNERREDIVPLFEHFLLDAAVRYGRPAPLITDRQRAELMQRDWPGNVRELRNAADRMVLGVMDDVSASLDTATQSLKERAEQFERAVIAETLEQCGGAVAVAADRLQVGKATLYEKIKRYGLAAKGDSDR encoded by the coding sequence ATGACCACCGGTTTGCAGGTGATCTTTATCGAAGACGACGAGCTCGTGCGCCGCGCGAGCGTGCAGAGCCTGCAACTCGCGGGCTTCGAGGTGGCGGGCCACGGCAGCGTCGAATCGGCGGCGCGCGTCATCGACGCGAATTTTCCCGGCGTGATCGTGAGCGACATCCGGCTGCCGGGCGCGAGCGGCCTCGATTTGCTCGCGCAATGCCGCGAACGCGCGCCAGACGTGCCCGTGATTCTCGTCACCGGACACGGCGATATTTCGATGGCCGTGCAGGCCATGCGCGACGGCGCGTACGACTTCATCGAGAAGCCGTTCGCCTCGGAGCGTCTCGTGGAAGCGGTGCGGCGGGCGCTCGAACGGCGCACGCTGGTGCTGGAGAATCAGGCGCTGCGGCGCGAGTTGGCCGATCAGAGCGGCGTGGCGCCGCGCATCATCGGGCGCAGTCCGGCCATCGAACAGGTGCGTCGGCTGATCGCGAACGTCGCGCCGACGGACGCCTCAGTGCTCATCAACGGCGACACGGGCGCGGGCAAGGAACTGATCGCGCGGAGCTTGCATGAGATGTCGCCGCGCCGCGACAAGCCGTTTATCGCGGTGAACTGCGGCGCGCTGCCCGAGCCGATGTTCGAGTCCGAAATGTTCGGCTTCGAAGCGGGCGCGTTCACGGGCGCGCAGAAGCGGCGCATCGGCAAGCTGGAGCACGCATCGGGCGGCACGCTGTTTCTCGACGAGATCGAAAGCATGCCGCTCTCGCTGCAAGTGAAGCTGCTGCGCGTGTTGCAGGACGGCGTGCTGGAACGGCTCGGGTCGAACCAGCCGGTGCAGGCGAATCTGCGCGTGGTGGCGGCGGCCAAGGGCGACATGAACGAGCACGTCGCGGACGGCACGTTCCGGCGCGACCTGCTGTATCGGCTGAACGTCGTGACCATCACGTTGCCGCCGCTCAACGAGCGCCGCGAGGACATCGTGCCGCTCTTCGAACACTTTCTGCTCGATGCCGCCGTGCGCTACGGCCGGCCCGCGCCGCTCATCACGGACCGGCAGCGCGCCGAACTCATGCAGCGCGACTGGCCCGGCAACGTGCGCGAGTTGCGCAACGCGGCGGATCGCATGGTGCTCGGCGTGATGGACGACGTGAGCGCGTCGCTGGACACGGCGACGCAATCGCTCAAGGAGCGCGCCGAGCAGTTCGAGCGCGCGGTCATCGCGGAAACGCTGGAGCAGTGCGGCGGCGCGGTCGCGGTGGCGGCGGACCGCCTTCAGGTCGGCAAGGCGACGCTCTACGAGAAGATCAAGCGTTACGGGCTCGCCGCGAAAGGCGATTCGGACCGCTAG
- a CDS encoding TlpA disulfide reductase family protein produces MSQTTQDTSGRVKSPLRYIVMALVAGVIACSGYFAFGGQQRVPDATFTLLSGQKISTSADLKGKVYLVNFWATSCETCMKEMPEMINTYNKFKGRGLEFVAVAMNYDAPMYVNNYAQTRNLPFKVAMDDGSAAKRFGNVQLTPTTFVVDKNGKILKRYVGEPTFAELDALLDKALGSAA; encoded by the coding sequence ATGTCTCAAACCACGCAAGATACTTCCGGCCGCGTCAAAAGCCCGCTGCGCTACATCGTCATGGCGCTCGTCGCGGGCGTGATCGCCTGTAGCGGCTACTTCGCGTTCGGCGGCCAGCAGCGCGTGCCGGACGCCACGTTCACGCTGCTGTCGGGCCAGAAGATTTCGACATCGGCCGATCTGAAGGGCAAGGTCTATCTCGTCAACTTCTGGGCGACGAGCTGCGAGACCTGCATGAAGGAAATGCCCGAGATGATCAACACGTACAACAAGTTCAAAGGGCGTGGGCTTGAGTTCGTCGCCGTCGCCATGAACTACGACGCGCCGATGTACGTCAACAACTACGCGCAGACGCGCAACCTGCCGTTCAAGGTCGCGATGGACGACGGCAGCGCCGCCAAGCGGTTCGGCAACGTGCAACTGACGCCGACTACCTTCGTCGTCGACAAGAACGGCAAGATCCTGAAACGCTACGTCGGCGAGCCGACGTTCGCGGAACTGGATGCGCTGCTGGACAAGGCGCTCGGCTCCGCGGCGTGA
- a CDS encoding transcriptional regulator GcvA — MDLRQLPALNALRAFEAAARHESFSRAADELFVTHGAVSHQIRALEAELGVALFARDGKRVRLTDRGRQYAADVRAALVALAESTRRMRSGDRDRRLVVSMLSSFSARWLTSRVGGFIEKHPEFDLELLSTNALTDFSRDDVDVAIRFGYGKYSGVHAEPLLDEVFFPACSPRFNGGALPRVPADLANMPLLRSGDELWRPWFDAAGLPDMPEPKRGVLFEDSSNLLQAAIDGQGIALVRRSLAMQEIIDGRLVRLFNVDGPSPWTYYFVCPPELLATKRVQAFREWIFSEAEKFRQLYERTPAVCDAPAAAGNLRALP, encoded by the coding sequence ATGGACCTGCGCCAGCTTCCCGCGCTGAACGCGCTGCGGGCCTTCGAAGCCGCCGCGCGTCACGAGAGCTTTTCGCGCGCCGCCGACGAGCTCTTCGTCACGCACGGCGCGGTCAGTCATCAGATACGCGCGCTGGAGGCCGAACTCGGCGTGGCGCTTTTCGCCCGCGACGGCAAGCGCGTGCGCCTCACCGATCGCGGCCGCCAGTACGCAGCCGACGTGCGCGCGGCGCTCGTCGCGCTCGCGGAATCGACGCGGCGCATGCGTTCGGGCGACCGGGACCGGCGGCTCGTCGTGTCCATGCTGTCGTCGTTTTCGGCGCGCTGGCTCACGTCGCGCGTGGGCGGTTTTATCGAAAAGCATCCAGAATTCGATCTCGAACTGCTGTCGACGAACGCGCTCACCGACTTCAGCCGCGACGACGTGGACGTGGCGATCCGCTTCGGCTATGGCAAATATTCGGGCGTGCACGCGGAGCCGTTGCTGGACGAAGTGTTCTTCCCGGCGTGCTCGCCGCGCTTCAACGGCGGCGCGTTGCCGCGCGTGCCCGCCGACCTCGCGAACATGCCGCTTCTGCGCTCCGGCGACGAGCTATGGCGTCCGTGGTTCGACGCAGCGGGCCTACCGGACATGCCGGAGCCGAAACGCGGCGTCTTGTTCGAGGATTCATCGAATTTGCTGCAAGCGGCCATCGACGGCCAGGGGATCGCGCTCGTGCGGCGCTCGCTCGCGATGCAGGAAATCATCGACGGGCGGCTCGTGAGGCTTTTCAACGTGGATGGTCCGAGTCCGTGGACCTATTACTTCGTGTGTCCGCCGGAGTTGCTGGCGACCAAGCGCGTGCAGGCGTTTCGGGAGTGGATCTTCTCCGAAGCGGAGAAGTTCAGGCAGCTTTACGAGCGCACGCCTGCCGTGTGCGATGCGCCCGCAGCCGCAGGCAATCTCAGAGCACTACCTTGA
- a CDS encoding sensor histidine kinase has product MRAAKPPTADASPRAFRQAYPENAYATIRDSQSRESHHVTRRILVFFALAALLTACCALTWHVERQRGIDELRRNAAARVDRTTSTLKSTLDRYEYLPYLLSRHPFVQDVLVSPDAHNVDRANRYLEDLNRRAHATATYLIRADGYCVAASNWRGPDSFIGVEYHFRPYFVDAVKGGVGRFFGLGTISLEPGYYISQPVYQEGGHELIGVAVVKLNLEWLQGADASEPLLVTDDHGVIFLSSVPSWKYHTVRPLPQSVEASVYQTRQYAQQPITPLPLSVVETLEGGAQIVRVGGGHNAPSFLETRRSIGEPDWQLITMAPLDPVESAAQTAVVVTALVFVSLCLLAFYWRMRRARVREMIRSRELLQAAYAELNQRVAERTADLSQANAQLTKEVNERTRAEQDLRAAHDELIQASKLAALGQMAAGITHELNQPLAALRSFSDNTRVLIERGDQAAARENLEAIAALTERMGKITNQLKLFVAKARPKNARTDVARALRNVLGMLGPRLSNVVLDIAPELEGDGPPIMVRCEDLRLEQVLINLIGNALDAVASCDAPRIVIELDARADAVEIVVRDNGPGIPADALPHLFEPFFTTKETGHGLGLGLAISSAIARDYGGTLVARNRVAPIVADGPEGGTQADADHSHGAEFVLTLRRA; this is encoded by the coding sequence ATGCGAGCGGCGAAGCCTCCGACTGCGGACGCTTCGCCGCGCGCGTTTCGGCAGGCTTATCCCGAAAACGCCTATGCCACAATAAGGGATTCTCAATCGCGGGAATCTCATCACGTGACGCGCCGCATCCTCGTGTTCTTTGCGCTCGCCGCGCTGCTCACGGCGTGTTGCGCGCTCACGTGGCACGTCGAGCGGCAGCGCGGCATCGACGAATTGCGGCGCAACGCGGCGGCGCGCGTCGATCGCACCACGAGCACGCTCAAAAGCACGCTCGACCGCTACGAATATCTGCCGTATTTACTGTCGCGCCATCCGTTCGTGCAGGACGTGCTCGTCTCGCCCGATGCGCACAATGTCGATCGCGCGAACCGCTATCTCGAAGACCTTAACCGCCGCGCGCATGCCACGGCGACTTACCTGATTCGCGCCGACGGCTACTGTGTCGCGGCAAGCAACTGGCGCGGGCCTGACAGCTTCATCGGCGTGGAATATCACTTCCGTCCGTATTTCGTCGATGCCGTGAAAGGCGGCGTCGGACGATTCTTCGGACTCGGCACCATCTCGCTCGAACCGGGTTACTACATTTCGCAGCCGGTGTATCAGGAAGGCGGGCACGAGCTGATCGGCGTGGCGGTCGTCAAGCTGAATCTCGAATGGCTGCAAGGCGCGGATGCGTCCGAGCCGCTGCTCGTCACCGACGATCATGGCGTGATCTTTCTGTCCTCGGTGCCGTCGTGGAAATATCACACGGTGCGGCCGCTGCCGCAGAGCGTCGAGGCGTCGGTGTATCAGACGCGACAGTACGCGCAGCAGCCGATCACGCCGCTGCCCCTGTCCGTCGTCGAAACGCTGGAAGGCGGCGCGCAGATCGTGCGCGTCGGCGGCGGACACAACGCGCCGAGTTTTCTGGAGACGCGCCGTTCCATCGGCGAGCCGGACTGGCAACTCATCACGATGGCGCCGCTCGATCCCGTCGAAAGCGCGGCGCAGACAGCGGTCGTCGTGACGGCGCTCGTCTTTGTCTCGCTGTGTCTGCTCGCGTTCTACTGGCGCATGCGGCGCGCGCGCGTGCGCGAGATGATCCGCAGCCGCGAGCTGTTGCAGGCGGCGTATGCGGAGCTGAATCAGCGCGTAGCGGAGCGCACGGCGGACTTGTCGCAGGCCAATGCGCAACTCACGAAGGAAGTCAACGAACGCACGCGCGCCGAGCAGGACTTGCGCGCCGCGCACGACGAACTCATTCAGGCGAGCAAACTAGCCGCGCTCGGCCAGATGGCGGCGGGCATCACGCACGAGCTGAATCAGCCGCTTGCCGCGTTACGCAGTTTCTCGGACAACACGCGCGTGCTGATCGAGCGCGGCGATCAGGCGGCGGCGCGCGAAAATCTCGAAGCCATTGCCGCGCTGACCGAGCGCATGGGCAAGATCACGAATCAGCTGAAGCTCTTCGTCGCCAAGGCGCGGCCGAAAAACGCGCGCACGGATGTGGCGCGGGCGCTGCGTAACGTGCTCGGCATGCTCGGGCCGCGTCTTTCGAACGTCGTGCTGGACATCGCGCCGGAACTGGAAGGCGACGGCCCGCCGATCATGGTGCGCTGCGAGGACTTGCGGCTGGAGCAGGTGCTCATCAACCTGATCGGCAATGCGCTGGATGCCGTCGCCTCCTGCGATGCCCCGCGCATCGTGATCGAACTGGACGCGCGGGCGGATGCGGTGGAGATCGTCGTGCGCGACAACGGGCCGGGCATTCCCGCCGACGCGTTGCCGCATCTGTTCGAGCCGTTCTTCACGACGAAGGAGACGGGTCATGGGCTCGGCTTGGGACTGGCGATTTCGTCGGCGATCGCGCGGGACTACGGCGGCACGCTCGTCGCGCGCAATCGCGTGGCGCCCATCGTCGCGGACGGCCCGGAAGGCGGCACGCAAGCCGACGCCGATCACTCGCACGGCGCAGAATTCGTGTTGACGCTGCGACGCGCATAG
- a CDS encoding dicarboxylate/amino acid:cation symporter: MKKPFYKVLYVQVLVAIAIGIALGHFYPSLATDMKPLGDGFIKLIKMVIGPIIFCTVVTGIAGMEDMKKVGRVGGKALLYFEVVSTFALILGLVATHLLRPGVGFNVDPATLDHKAIDTYAAKAAHGQSAVDFFLHIIPDTLSSAFAQGEILQILLIALLFGAVLAHLGERGRPVTSFIESLSSVLFGMVGIITKLAPIGAFGAMAFTIGKYGIGSLLPMLKLIGTFYLTSVVFVVVVLGIIARMVGFSVLRFVAYIKEELLIVLGTSSSEAALPQLMLKLEKLGCSRSVVGLVVPTGYSFNLDGTNIYMTMAVLFIAQATNTDLSWGQQLTLLAVTMLTSKGASGVTGAGFITLAATLAVVPTIPLSGMVLILGVDRFMSECRALTNIVGNGVATVVVSAWERELDRAKLRAALHRNVDVTEEAETV; the protein is encoded by the coding sequence GTGAAGAAACCTTTCTACAAAGTCCTGTACGTGCAGGTGCTCGTGGCCATTGCCATCGGTATCGCGCTCGGGCATTTCTATCCCTCGCTCGCCACCGACATGAAGCCGCTCGGCGACGGCTTCATCAAGCTCATCAAGATGGTCATCGGGCCGATCATTTTCTGCACCGTCGTGACCGGCATCGCCGGCATGGAGGACATGAAGAAGGTCGGGCGCGTCGGCGGCAAGGCGCTCTTGTACTTCGAAGTCGTATCGACGTTCGCGCTGATTCTCGGCCTCGTCGCCACGCACCTGCTGCGGCCGGGCGTCGGCTTCAACGTCGATCCGGCGACGCTCGATCACAAGGCCATCGACACGTACGCCGCGAAGGCCGCGCACGGTCAGAGCGCGGTCGATTTCTTCCTGCACATCATCCCGGACACGCTGTCGTCCGCGTTCGCGCAGGGCGAAATCCTTCAGATTCTCTTGATCGCGCTGTTGTTCGGCGCGGTGCTGGCGCATCTCGGCGAGCGCGGCAGGCCGGTGACGAGCTTCATCGAAAGCCTGTCGAGCGTGCTTTTCGGCATGGTCGGCATCATCACGAAGCTCGCGCCCATTGGCGCGTTCGGCGCGATGGCCTTCACTATCGGCAAATACGGCATCGGCTCGCTCTTGCCCATGCTCAAGCTGATCGGCACGTTCTATCTGACCTCCGTCGTGTTCGTCGTCGTGGTGCTCGGCATCATCGCGCGCATGGTCGGCTTCTCGGTGCTGCGCTTCGTCGCGTACATCAAGGAAGAACTGCTGATCGTCCTCGGCACGAGTTCGTCCGAAGCCGCGCTGCCGCAACTGATGCTCAAGCTCGAAAAGCTCGGCTGCTCGCGCTCGGTCGTGGGTCTCGTCGTGCCGACCGGCTATTCGTTTAATCTGGACGGCACCAACATTTATATGACGATGGCGGTGCTCTTCATCGCGCAGGCGACCAACACCGACCTGTCGTGGGGCCAGCAGTTGACGCTGCTCGCGGTGACGATGCTGACATCGAAGGGCGCGAGCGGCGTGACCGGCGCGGGCTTCATCACGCTGGCCGCGACGCTGGCGGTGGTGCCGACCATTCCGCTCTCGGGCATGGTGCTGATTCTCGGCGTGGACCGCTTCATGAGCGAATGCCGCGCGCTGACGAACATCGTCGGTAATGGCGTGGCGACGGTGGTCGTCTCGGCGTGGGAGCGCGAGCTCGATCGCGCCAAGCTGCGCGCGGCCTTGCATCGCAATGTGGACGTGACCGAAGAGGCCGAAACGGTCTGA
- a CDS encoding DUF2917 domain-containing protein: MREISTSVTFEINPGETVPMRIARGTRLTVHGSPVWATRSNDIEDYWLAPGDRLNLRERERLWLSAEGDKPARVVFTILPRRDERAIRWLSTRIERLALRFRAGWRTV; this comes from the coding sequence ATGCGAGAAATATCAACAAGCGTCACGTTCGAAATCAATCCCGGCGAAACCGTGCCCATGCGCATTGCGCGCGGCACGCGGCTCACCGTGCACGGCAGCCCGGTCTGGGCGACACGCAGCAATGACATCGAAGACTACTGGCTCGCGCCCGGCGACCGGCTGAACCTGCGCGAGCGCGAGCGCCTATGGCTTTCGGCGGAAGGTGACAAGCCCGCGCGCGTCGTGTTCACCATCCTGCCGCGTCGCGACGAACGCGCGATTCGTTGGCTGTCCACGCGCATCGAGCGGCTCGCGCTGCGTTTTCGCGCTGGCTGGCGCACCGTCTGA
- a CDS encoding DUF493 family protein: MSDSFDSKPQSADPTQASSTDELFNFPCDFPIKVMGKSHPEFQDTIVTVIREFDNEFDVTRVETRPSSGGNYTGLTCTVRAQNRAHLDDIYRALTGHPMVKVVL, translated from the coding sequence ATGTCCGATTCATTCGATTCCAAGCCGCAGTCGGCCGATCCGACGCAGGCCAGCAGCACCGACGAGCTGTTCAATTTCCCCTGCGATTTCCCGATCAAGGTGATGGGCAAGTCGCATCCCGAATTTCAGGACACCATCGTCACCGTGATCCGCGAGTTCGACAATGAGTTCGACGTGACGCGCGTCGAAACGCGGCCGTCGTCCGGCGGCAACTACACCGGCCTGACGTGCACGGTGCGCGCGCAGAACCGCGCGCATCTGGACGACATCTATCGCGCACTCACCGGCCACCCGATGGTCAAGGTAGTGCTCTGA
- the lipA gene encoding lipoyl synthase, with translation MTDATANLAGDTAPASPTIPAPYDATAKQKAQAKTSRIPIKVVPIEKLKKPEWIRVRTATGNSRFNEIKQILREHNLHTVCEEASCPNIGECFGKGTATFMIMGDKCTRRCPFCDVGHGRPDPLDPEEPLNLARTIGALKLKYVVITSVDRDDLRDGGAAHFVECIRQVREHSPETRIEILTPDFRGRLDRAINILTAAPPDVMNHNLETVPRLYKEARPGSDYHHSLKLLKDFKALHPEVATKSGLMVGLGETEDEILQVMRDLRAHDVDMLTIGQYLQPSEHHLPVRAYVHPDTFKMYEEEAYKMGFTHAAVGAMVRSSYHADLQAHGAGVV, from the coding sequence ATGACTGACGCAACCGCAAACCTGGCAGGCGACACCGCTCCCGCTTCCCCGACGATCCCCGCGCCCTACGACGCCACCGCGAAGCAAAAGGCGCAGGCGAAGACATCGCGCATTCCGATCAAGGTGGTGCCGATCGAGAAGCTGAAGAAGCCGGAGTGGATTCGCGTGCGCACGGCGACCGGCAATTCGCGTTTCAACGAGATCAAGCAGATTCTGCGCGAGCACAACCTGCACACCGTCTGCGAGGAAGCGAGCTGCCCGAATATCGGCGAATGCTTTGGCAAGGGCACGGCCACGTTCATGATCATGGGCGACAAGTGCACGCGCCGCTGCCCGTTCTGCGATGTCGGCCACGGCCGTCCCGATCCGCTCGATCCCGAGGAGCCGCTGAACCTCGCGCGCACCATCGGCGCGTTGAAGCTGAAGTATGTGGTCATCACGAGCGTGGACCGCGACGATCTGCGCGACGGCGGCGCGGCGCATTTCGTCGAGTGCATCCGGCAGGTGCGCGAGCATTCGCCGGAAACGCGCATCGAAATTCTGACGCCGGATTTTCGCGGGCGACTGGATCGCGCGATCAACATTCTGACCGCCGCGCCGCCCGACGTGATGAACCACAATCTCGAAACGGTGCCGCGTCTCTATAAGGAAGCGCGTCCGGGTTCGGATTATCACCATTCGCTGAAGCTGCTGAAGGACTTCAAGGCGCTGCATCCGGAAGTGGCGACGAAGTCGGGCCTGATGGTCGGCCTGGGCGAAACGGAAGACGAGATTCTTCAGGTGATGCGCGATCTGCGCGCGCACGACGTCGATATGCTGACCATCGGCCAGTATCTGCAGCCGTCGGAGCACCATCTGCCGGTGCGCGCGTACGTGCATCCCGATACGTTCAAGATGTACGAGGAAGAAGCGTACAAGATGGGCTTCACGCACGCGGCGGTCGGCGCGATGGTGCGGTCGAGTTATCACGCGGATTTGCAGGCGCATGGGGCGGGGGTGGTTTAA